In a single window of the Coffea eugenioides isolate CCC68of chromosome 3, Ceug_1.0, whole genome shotgun sequence genome:
- the LOC113766454 gene encoding uncharacterized protein LOC113766454, with protein sequence MGLGNTIVDENDASNQDRAKAMIFLRRHLDEGLKVEYLTVKDPLVLWRDLKERFDHLKLVVLPKARYDWLHLRLQDFKSVNEYNSAMFRITSQLSLCGEKVTDENMLEKTFSTFHVSNMLLQQQYRERGFKKYSELIACLLLAEQNNELLLKNHESRPTGASPFPEANGTQFQNSGRGRGRGRRGGRGRSRGRGRGRGRDRSRFVPRENYSRGKQQNISQERENDYDPKEGEKKVYEEKCYRCGMEGHWSRTCRTAEHLVDLYQASLKKKDKDVETNFIDQKNAYDDDDADMTHLDIADFFEHPEDAK encoded by the coding sequence ATGGGTCTTGGTAATACTATTGTTGATGAGAATGATGCCTCAAACCAAGACCGTGCTAAGGCCATGATTTTCCTTCGTCGTCATTTAGATGAAGGACTAAAAGTAGAGTATCTTACTGTCAAAGATCCTCTTGTCCTTTGGCGAGATTTGAAAGAAAGATTCGACCACCTGAAGTTGGTCGTTCTTCCAAAGGCCCGATATGATTGGCTCCACTTACGACTACAAGATTTCAAATCTGTCAACGAATATAATTCAGCCATGTTCAGAATTACTTCTCAATTATCATTGTGTGGCGAAAAAGTCACTGATGAAAATATGTTAGAGAAAACATTCTCTACTTTTCATGTCTCTAATATGCTCCTGCAGCAGCAATATAGAGAGAgaggatttaaaaaatattctgaaCTTATTGCATGTCTTCTGTTGGCtgaacaaaataatgaattattGCTGAAAAATCATGAGTCCCGACCAACTGGTGCAAGTCCATTCCCTGAAGCGAATGGgactcaatttcaaaattctggTCGAGGTCGTGGACGTGGCCGTAGAGGTGGCCGTGGAAGAAGccgtggacgtggccgtggcCGTGGACGTGATCGTAGTAGATTTGTGCCTCGTGAAAATTATAGCCGTGGCAAGCAACAAAATATTTctcaagagagagaaaatgacTACGATCCgaaagaaggagaaaagaaagtttatgaagaaaaatgctACCGATGTGGTATGGAAGGTCACTGGTCCCGTACCTGTCGTACGGCTGAACATCTTGTTGACCTCTATCAAGCATCATTGAAAAAGAAGGACAAAGATGTCGAGACAAATTTTATCGACCAAAAGAATGcttatgatgatgatgatgctgaCATGACACACCTGGATATTGCCGATTTCTTTGAGCATCCTGAAGATGCAAAATGA